The following are encoded in a window of Rosa chinensis cultivar Old Blush chromosome 4, RchiOBHm-V2, whole genome shotgun sequence genomic DNA:
- the LOC112195929 gene encoding disease resistance protein RGA2 isoform X2, with amino-acid sequence MAIVGLGGLDKTTLARSITKQLKEGEMEKYFDATLWVYVSNTFDVNSILHGMVQSCGVTGIDSSNQQALMESLQQKLKEKSAKVASIMETLPRCDLGTLSDDECWSILKDRAFADANAPIPSELEEIGRDIAKKCAGLPLPAKVLGSLMRSKNSSKEWLSILESKIWQVSSDKEDSRIMSVLRLSFDFLESPLKQCFSYCSMLKKGSSIKRDNLIQLWMAQGFLYPSHDHQSKQAIEMEDIGNKYFDTLLENSLFQDATKDEDGVISQCKMHDLLHDCAVEVSVCESWTPDFGNEMDDGVIRHVARIPTQKLESMPKTSISRLRSLFSNGPVSNTIFQKLTSLRVLSFSWQAEALEELPYSLGKLKHLRYLDLSRTKIEALPKSIGKLYNLQTLRLPIYFGKCPKMIQNLINLRHFYFGEGMKFEAGILGRLTNLRTLRDFNVDEESGRAIKELGGLNQLRGHLNIRNLEHVRDGEEAKKAFLVEKSHLSELTFDWSLRPTNNNETDVLDGLEPHGNLQSLKIHNFMGARFPSWITSLQNLNKIRLWRCDNFEGVPTLGHLPNLRSLEIVEMYKLKRVGAEVYGDSDNSTTLFPALKTLSISRCQQLIEWIEAPRISAEGEIVVFPCLDRLRIDGCDSLESIRITQGNASLRELKICDCWRLSSLEVGLEYCTSLQELEIRVCPVLVSIPIPQGMPSLRKLTIEWCGEISSLGSGLNYCTSLQELEIKNCDNLTSIPITQGMPSLQILRICLCAGLSSLGGGLNYCTSLQELEIGYCQNLTSIPITQGITSLRELKIDSCWRLLGLPSGLRFCTSLEDLEITHCSSLVSMSVSYVKCDHPDSTNEPEEVSTGVVEYLSIQEDCRNLESIPPNLRQLLICHCGKLKYVPTGFHHLTRLKTLRIGPFWHKLDAFPDFQLAPNSQLEELWLFGWPKLKSLPQQIQHSTCLKELWIQDFGGLEALPEWLGNLTSLESLRIWSCKNLKYLPTQNAMKNLTKLKYLYIGGCPLLKEGCTKETGPEWPKISHIPKVIF; translated from the exons ATGGCCATTGTGGGATTGGGAGGCCTAGATAAAACAACTTTGGCTCGCTCAATTACCAAGCAACTGAAAGAAGGTGAAATGGAAAAATACTTTGATGCAACATTATGGGTGTATGTATCCAATACTTTTGATGTCAATTCAATTTTACATGGAATGGTGCAATCATGTGGCGTGACGGGAATAGACTCTTCAAATCAGCAAGCATTGATGGAAAGCCTCCAGCAGAAGTTGAAAGAGAAAAG TGCCAAGGTAGCATCAATCATGGAAACACTTCCTAGGTGCGATCTAGGGACTCTATCGGATGATGAATGTTGGTCCATATTGAAGGATAGAGCATTTGCAGATGCTAATGCTCCGATACCTTCAGAACTAGAGGAAATCGGAAGGGACATTGCCAAAAAGTGTGCTGGTCTTCCATTGCCGGCAAAG GTTTTGGGAAGCTTGATGCGTTCTAAGAACAGTAGTAAGGAATGGTTGTCAATtttggaaagtaaaatatggcaAGTATCATCAGACAAAGAGGATAGCAGGATCATGTCGGTTCTGAGGTTGAGTTTTGACTTTCTGGAATCACCATTGAAACAATGTTTTTCATATTGCTCCATGCTCAAGAAAGGTTCCTCAATTAAAAGAGATAACTTGATCCAACTATGGATGGCTCAAGGTTTTCTCTATCCTTCTCATGATCACCAGAGCAAGCAAGCGATTGAAATGGAGGATATAGGCAATAAGTATTTTGATACTCTACTGGAGAACTCCTTGTTTCAAGATGCTACAAAGGATGAGGATGGCGTTATCAGTCAATGCAAGATGCACGATCTTTTGCATGATTGTGCGGTAGAAGTATCCGTGTGTGAGAGTTGGACACCAGACTTCGGTAatgagatggatgatggtgtgATTCGACATGTCGCACGGATTCCTACTCAAAAGCTAGAAAGTATGCCAAAAACAAGTATTTCAAGACTGCGATCACTCTTTTCAAATGGCCCCGTCTCTAATACCATTTTCCAAAAGCTTACGAGTTTACGTGTCTTAAGTTTCTCTTGGCAAGCTGAAGCACTTGAGGAGTTGCCGTATTCACTTGGCAAGCTGAAGCACTTGAGGTATCTAGATCTTTCACGTACAAAAATTGAAGCACTCCCAAAGTCTATTGGCAAGCTCTACAACCTCCAAACATTGAGATTACCGATTTATTTCGGAAAGTGtccaaagatgattcaaaattTGATCAACTTGAGGCATTTTTACTTTGGTGAGGGAATGAAATTTGAGGCTGGGATTTTGGGGCGATTAACTAATCTCCGAACATTGCGCGACTTTaatgtggatgaggagagcgGTCGTGCAATTAAGGAGTTGGGTGGGTTGAACCAATTGAGAGGCCACTTAAATATTCGGAATCTAGAACATGTAAGGGACGGAGAAGAAGCAAAGAAGGCTTTCTTAGTGGAGAAAAGTCACTTAAGTGAGTTGACTTTTGACTGGTCACTCAGGCCAACTAATAACAATGAGACGGATGTACTGGATGGCTTGGAACCTCATGGTAACTTGCAAAGCTTGAAGATTCACAATTTCATGGGTGCTAGATTTCCGTCATGGATAACGAGTCTGCAAAATTTGAACAAGATTCGGTTATGGAGATGCGACAATTTTGAAGGAGTCCCAACACTCGGTCACCTGCCTAATCTAAGATCTCTTGAGATTGTTGAGATGTACAAGCTGAAACGTGTGGGAGCTGAGGTTTATGGTGATAGTGATAATAGCACAACTTTATTTCCAGCTCTGAAAACACTATCCATCTCTCGGTGCCAACAGCTCATTGAATGGATAGAAGCGCCGAGGATATCAGCTGAAGGAGAAATCGTGGTATTTCCTTGCCTCGACCGGTTGAGGATAGATGGTTGTGACAGCCTAGAGTCGATTCGGATCACACAGGGCAACGCATCTCTCCGTGAATTGAAGATTTGCGATTGTTGGAGATTATCAAGCCTAGAGGTTGGGCTCGAATACTGCACCTCTCTTCAGGAGTTGGAGATACGTGTTTGCCCTGTTCTGGTTTCAATTCCAATCCCACAGGGCATGCCGTCTCTCCGGAAATTGACGATTGAATGGTGTGGGGAAATATCAAGCCTAGGAAGTGGGCTCAACTACTGCACCTCTCTTCAGGAATTGGAGATAAAGAATTGTGACAATCTAACATCAATTCCAATCACACAGGGCATGCCATCTCTCCAGATATTGAGGATCTGCTTGTGTGCGGGATTATCAAGCCTAGGAGGTGGGCTCAACTACTGCACCTCTCTTCAGGAATTGGAGATTGGGTATTGTCAAAATCTAACATCAATTCCAATCACACAGGGCATCACATCTCTCCGAGAATTGAAGATTGATAGTTGTTGGAGATTATTAGGCCTACCGAGTGGGCTCCGATTCTGCACCTCTCTTGAGGATCTGGAAATAACTCATTGCTCTAGTCTAGTATCCATGTCAGTATCATATGTGAAGTGCGACCACCCGGACTCAACGAATGAACCGGAGGAAGTCTCTACGGGTGTCGTTGAGTATTTGTCTATACAGGAGGATTGTCGTAATCTAGAATCTATTCCACCAAATCTCCGTCAGTTGTTGATATGTCATTGTGGGAAATTAAAATATGTGCCCACAGGATTTCACCACCTCACTCGTTTGAAGACGCTCCGAATAGGTCCCTTCTGGCATAAGCTGGACGCCTTCCCTGATTTTCAGCTTGCACCTAATTCACAACTTGAAGAGTTATGGTTGTTTGGGTGGCCTAAGCTCAAGTCTCTGCCCCAACAAATTCAGCACTCTACTTGTTTAAAAGAACTCTGGATACAAGATTTTGGGGGACTAGAGGCTCTTCCTGAGTGGTTGGGAAATCTTACATCTCTTGAGTCTCTGAGGATCTGGTCCTGTAAGAATCTCAAGTATCTGCCTACACAAAATGCTATGAAAAACCTCACCAAATTGAAGTACCTCTACATTGGCGGATGTCCCCTGCTCAAAGAAGGATGCACCAAGGAGACTGGCCCAGAATGGCCCAAGATTTCTCACATTCCAAAAGTTATCT TCTGA
- the LOC112195929 gene encoding disease resistance protein RGA2 isoform X1: MAIVGLGGLDKTTLARSITKQLKEGEMEKYFDATLWVYVSNTFDVNSILHGMVQSCGVTGIDSSNQQALMESLQQKLKEKRYFLVLDDVWNENANNWDDLKHCLLQLNSAKGSFVIVTTRSAKVASIMETLPRCDLGTLSDDECWSILKDRAFADANAPIPSELEEIGRDIAKKCAGLPLPAKVLGSLMRSKNSSKEWLSILESKIWQVSSDKEDSRIMSVLRLSFDFLESPLKQCFSYCSMLKKGSSIKRDNLIQLWMAQGFLYPSHDHQSKQAIEMEDIGNKYFDTLLENSLFQDATKDEDGVISQCKMHDLLHDCAVEVSVCESWTPDFGNEMDDGVIRHVARIPTQKLESMPKTSISRLRSLFSNGPVSNTIFQKLTSLRVLSFSWQAEALEELPYSLGKLKHLRYLDLSRTKIEALPKSIGKLYNLQTLRLPIYFGKCPKMIQNLINLRHFYFGEGMKFEAGILGRLTNLRTLRDFNVDEESGRAIKELGGLNQLRGHLNIRNLEHVRDGEEAKKAFLVEKSHLSELTFDWSLRPTNNNETDVLDGLEPHGNLQSLKIHNFMGARFPSWITSLQNLNKIRLWRCDNFEGVPTLGHLPNLRSLEIVEMYKLKRVGAEVYGDSDNSTTLFPALKTLSISRCQQLIEWIEAPRISAEGEIVVFPCLDRLRIDGCDSLESIRITQGNASLRELKICDCWRLSSLEVGLEYCTSLQELEIRVCPVLVSIPIPQGMPSLRKLTIEWCGEISSLGSGLNYCTSLQELEIKNCDNLTSIPITQGMPSLQILRICLCAGLSSLGGGLNYCTSLQELEIGYCQNLTSIPITQGITSLRELKIDSCWRLLGLPSGLRFCTSLEDLEITHCSSLVSMSVSYVKCDHPDSTNEPEEVSTGVVEYLSIQEDCRNLESIPPNLRQLLICHCGKLKYVPTGFHHLTRLKTLRIGPFWHKLDAFPDFQLAPNSQLEELWLFGWPKLKSLPQQIQHSTCLKELWIQDFGGLEALPEWLGNLTSLESLRIWSCKNLKYLPTQNAMKNLTKLKYLYIGGCPLLKEGCTKETGPEWPKISHIPKVIF; this comes from the exons ATGGCCATTGTGGGATTGGGAGGCCTAGATAAAACAACTTTGGCTCGCTCAATTACCAAGCAACTGAAAGAAGGTGAAATGGAAAAATACTTTGATGCAACATTATGGGTGTATGTATCCAATACTTTTGATGTCAATTCAATTTTACATGGAATGGTGCAATCATGTGGCGTGACGGGAATAGACTCTTCAAATCAGCAAGCATTGATGGAAAGCCTCCAGCAGAAGTTGAAAGAGAAAAGGTATTTTCTTGTACTTGATGACGTTTGGAATGAGAATGCTAACAATTGGGATGATTTGAAGCATTGTCTGTTGCAACTAAATTCTGCTAAAGGAAGCTTTGTGATTGTCACCACCCGTAGTGCCAAGGTAGCATCAATCATGGAAACACTTCCTAGGTGCGATCTAGGGACTCTATCGGATGATGAATGTTGGTCCATATTGAAGGATAGAGCATTTGCAGATGCTAATGCTCCGATACCTTCAGAACTAGAGGAAATCGGAAGGGACATTGCCAAAAAGTGTGCTGGTCTTCCATTGCCGGCAAAG GTTTTGGGAAGCTTGATGCGTTCTAAGAACAGTAGTAAGGAATGGTTGTCAATtttggaaagtaaaatatggcaAGTATCATCAGACAAAGAGGATAGCAGGATCATGTCGGTTCTGAGGTTGAGTTTTGACTTTCTGGAATCACCATTGAAACAATGTTTTTCATATTGCTCCATGCTCAAGAAAGGTTCCTCAATTAAAAGAGATAACTTGATCCAACTATGGATGGCTCAAGGTTTTCTCTATCCTTCTCATGATCACCAGAGCAAGCAAGCGATTGAAATGGAGGATATAGGCAATAAGTATTTTGATACTCTACTGGAGAACTCCTTGTTTCAAGATGCTACAAAGGATGAGGATGGCGTTATCAGTCAATGCAAGATGCACGATCTTTTGCATGATTGTGCGGTAGAAGTATCCGTGTGTGAGAGTTGGACACCAGACTTCGGTAatgagatggatgatggtgtgATTCGACATGTCGCACGGATTCCTACTCAAAAGCTAGAAAGTATGCCAAAAACAAGTATTTCAAGACTGCGATCACTCTTTTCAAATGGCCCCGTCTCTAATACCATTTTCCAAAAGCTTACGAGTTTACGTGTCTTAAGTTTCTCTTGGCAAGCTGAAGCACTTGAGGAGTTGCCGTATTCACTTGGCAAGCTGAAGCACTTGAGGTATCTAGATCTTTCACGTACAAAAATTGAAGCACTCCCAAAGTCTATTGGCAAGCTCTACAACCTCCAAACATTGAGATTACCGATTTATTTCGGAAAGTGtccaaagatgattcaaaattTGATCAACTTGAGGCATTTTTACTTTGGTGAGGGAATGAAATTTGAGGCTGGGATTTTGGGGCGATTAACTAATCTCCGAACATTGCGCGACTTTaatgtggatgaggagagcgGTCGTGCAATTAAGGAGTTGGGTGGGTTGAACCAATTGAGAGGCCACTTAAATATTCGGAATCTAGAACATGTAAGGGACGGAGAAGAAGCAAAGAAGGCTTTCTTAGTGGAGAAAAGTCACTTAAGTGAGTTGACTTTTGACTGGTCACTCAGGCCAACTAATAACAATGAGACGGATGTACTGGATGGCTTGGAACCTCATGGTAACTTGCAAAGCTTGAAGATTCACAATTTCATGGGTGCTAGATTTCCGTCATGGATAACGAGTCTGCAAAATTTGAACAAGATTCGGTTATGGAGATGCGACAATTTTGAAGGAGTCCCAACACTCGGTCACCTGCCTAATCTAAGATCTCTTGAGATTGTTGAGATGTACAAGCTGAAACGTGTGGGAGCTGAGGTTTATGGTGATAGTGATAATAGCACAACTTTATTTCCAGCTCTGAAAACACTATCCATCTCTCGGTGCCAACAGCTCATTGAATGGATAGAAGCGCCGAGGATATCAGCTGAAGGAGAAATCGTGGTATTTCCTTGCCTCGACCGGTTGAGGATAGATGGTTGTGACAGCCTAGAGTCGATTCGGATCACACAGGGCAACGCATCTCTCCGTGAATTGAAGATTTGCGATTGTTGGAGATTATCAAGCCTAGAGGTTGGGCTCGAATACTGCACCTCTCTTCAGGAGTTGGAGATACGTGTTTGCCCTGTTCTGGTTTCAATTCCAATCCCACAGGGCATGCCGTCTCTCCGGAAATTGACGATTGAATGGTGTGGGGAAATATCAAGCCTAGGAAGTGGGCTCAACTACTGCACCTCTCTTCAGGAATTGGAGATAAAGAATTGTGACAATCTAACATCAATTCCAATCACACAGGGCATGCCATCTCTCCAGATATTGAGGATCTGCTTGTGTGCGGGATTATCAAGCCTAGGAGGTGGGCTCAACTACTGCACCTCTCTTCAGGAATTGGAGATTGGGTATTGTCAAAATCTAACATCAATTCCAATCACACAGGGCATCACATCTCTCCGAGAATTGAAGATTGATAGTTGTTGGAGATTATTAGGCCTACCGAGTGGGCTCCGATTCTGCACCTCTCTTGAGGATCTGGAAATAACTCATTGCTCTAGTCTAGTATCCATGTCAGTATCATATGTGAAGTGCGACCACCCGGACTCAACGAATGAACCGGAGGAAGTCTCTACGGGTGTCGTTGAGTATTTGTCTATACAGGAGGATTGTCGTAATCTAGAATCTATTCCACCAAATCTCCGTCAGTTGTTGATATGTCATTGTGGGAAATTAAAATATGTGCCCACAGGATTTCACCACCTCACTCGTTTGAAGACGCTCCGAATAGGTCCCTTCTGGCATAAGCTGGACGCCTTCCCTGATTTTCAGCTTGCACCTAATTCACAACTTGAAGAGTTATGGTTGTTTGGGTGGCCTAAGCTCAAGTCTCTGCCCCAACAAATTCAGCACTCTACTTGTTTAAAAGAACTCTGGATACAAGATTTTGGGGGACTAGAGGCTCTTCCTGAGTGGTTGGGAAATCTTACATCTCTTGAGTCTCTGAGGATCTGGTCCTGTAAGAATCTCAAGTATCTGCCTACACAAAATGCTATGAAAAACCTCACCAAATTGAAGTACCTCTACATTGGCGGATGTCCCCTGCTCAAAGAAGGATGCACCAAGGAGACTGGCCCAGAATGGCCCAAGATTTCTCACATTCCAAAAGTTATCT TCTGA